A single Kryptolebias marmoratus isolate JLee-2015 linkage group LG7, ASM164957v2, whole genome shotgun sequence DNA region contains:
- the LOC119617237 gene encoding mucin-5AC-like, producing MRRNLEPRYKDRFPSFRSLRAKSFRSGSVINDVDLEFESDVPTDYEIAEVLVEAAPEITEFSIETSSILVDGRAPPTTTTAPPTTTPPTTTTAAPTTTTTTAAPTTTPVAPRTTTAAATTTTASPTTTTAAPTTTTAGPTTTTAAPTTASPTTTTAPPTTTTAARTTTTAAPTTASPTTTTAAPTTASPTTTTAPPTTTIASPTTAAPTTTAPTTTTAAPTTTPVAPTTTTAAPTTTTAAPTTTTAALTTTTAAPTTTTAAPTNTTAASSTTSTDATTATTASTTPATTTITTTTTRTTTEAPSQVFAVSAVIVEPYNEKLNNPSSPEFEALERRVCATLDLIYRARYGQRYVRCFVRAFRSAIVRINGTEADVGIEFNKTTPTDQIPAADDIKQTLVDAATNTSANYTVDFQPNSIRVEVAPVTTTVAPTSNATATNATTSASPTTNTATNATTTASSTPNTATNASTAASSATNTATNASTAASSATNTATNASTTASSATNTATNASTTASSATNVGPTAVTSHQGTTVEAITTRRMRFRSAGETFTPDLDSPMSTAYKNRAALIKSELEPYYRRSFNSFRSLDVVSFSNGSIINIVDLQFALPSVPNATQIRDVLVAAARNVTAFNIDVNAIFVDGIEQSSGVNYKMSLITVFCMVLLSWLLSSQH from the exons GTTCCCACTGACTATGAAATTGCAGAAGTTTTAGTCGAAGCAGCTCCAGAAATCACAGAATTCAGCATTGAAACATCTTCCATTTTGGTGGATGGCAGAG ctcctccaaccacaaccacagctccTCCAACCACAACTcctccaaccacaaccacagctgccccaacaacaaccacaaccacagctgccccaacaacAACCCCAGTTGCTCCAagaacaaccacagctgctgcaacaacaaccacagcttctccaaccacaaccacagctgccccaaccacaaccacagctggtccaaccacaaccacagctgctccaaccacAGCTtctccaaccacaaccacagctcctccaacaacaaccacagctgctcgaaccacaaccacagctgctccaaccacAGCTtctccaaccacaaccacagctgctccaaccacAGCTtctccaaccacaaccacagctccTCCAACCACAACCATAGCTTCcccaaccacagctgctccaaccacaactgccccaaccacaaccacagctgccccaaccACAACCCCAGTtgctccaaccacaaccacagctgctccaactacaaccacagcagctccaaccacaaccacagctgccctaactacaactacagctgcaccaaccacaaccacagctgctccaacaaatACCACAGCTGCTTCCAGCACAACATCCACAGATGCCACAACAGCTACCACAGCTTCTACCACTCCTGCCACAACTACTATAACCACCACCACAACAAGAACGACAACTGAAGCACCTTCTCAAGTCTTTGCGGTTTCAGCAGTTATTGTAGAACCTTataatgagaaattaaataatcctAGCAGCCCAGAGTTTGAAGCTCTAGAAAGAAGAGTGTGTGCCACG TTGGATCTCATCTATCGTGCTCGATACGGTCAACGCTACGTCCGTTGTTTTGTCCGTGCATTTAG ATCAGCCATAGTAAGAATAAATGGTACCGAAGCAGATGTGGGCATAGAGTTTAACAAGACCACACCAACTGACCAAATCCCAGCAGCTGACGACATTAAGCAAACCTTAGTAGATGCTGCGACTAATACCAGTGCCAACTACACCGTTGACTTTCAGCCTAACTCCATCAGAGTAGAAG TCGCTCCTGTAACAACAACTGTAGCCCCTACTTCAAATGCTACAGCAACCAATGCTACGACATCAGCTTCACCAACTACAAATACAGCAACCAATGCTACGACCACAGCTTCATCAACTCCAAATACAGCAACCAATGCTTCGACCGCAGCTTCATCTGCTACAAATACAGCAACCAATGCTTCGACCGCAGCTTCATCTGCTACAAATACAGCAACCAATGCTTCGACCACAGCTTCATCTGCTACAAATACAGCAACCAATGCTTCGACCACAGCTTCATCTGCTACAAATGTAGGTCCCACTGCAGTAACATCTCACCAAGGAACAACTGTTGAGGCAATAACAACGAGGCGAATGAGGTTTAGGTCTGCTGGAGAGACATTCACACCTGATCTGGACAGTCCAATGTCTACAGCATACAAAAATCGAGCTGCACTTATAAAATCAGAG cttgaGCCATACTACCGTCGATCATTTAATTCATTCCGCTCTTTGGATGTGGTTTCATTCAG CAATGGATCAATCATCAACATTGTGGACCTTCAATTTGCATTACCATCGGTTCCTAATGCCACTCAAATTAGAGATGTTTTAGTTGCTGCAGCTCGAAACGTCACGGCCTTCAACATTGACGTTAACGCTATTTTTGTGGATGGCATAG aacAGTCAAGTGGAGTGAACTACAAGATGAGTCTCATCACCGTGTTCTGCATGGtgctgttgtcatggttactgTCAAGCCAGCACTAA